A window of the Penaeus vannamei isolate JL-2024 chromosome 19, ASM4276789v1, whole genome shotgun sequence genome harbors these coding sequences:
- the LOC113816728 gene encoding uncharacterized protein, with translation MLVKAALLVMLLGTASCLQLLDECMPKKSLEAAIKGSEMNLRVWVPENGDTRLLTLISENHLTGISRKIEIRKNVTTVQTKDEEEVSPEQELPIQNNSLPHGWVTFKVTSAENVTVTVPDANLTLIDTPDVVQDKKIKIKGSNVTFNCMLPAHHWEVSAGEEAFIPLSLEGPHDFSLFARAPFVPELAVGLGSLGPLRFPSLGSVFELESEQMAAFSFYNFTLDCTIAVRKSSCYIQAGDYKILVGSLPREAASLSLTAGGTDDYIIVHGMRKDQERLKTGEQDEDQNGGGEPVITVNIAIAVIAVSSVAIVSVFIFIKWNRKRGEPWV, from the exons AATGCATGCCAAAGAAGTCCTTAGAAGCAGCTATAAAAGGCAGTGAGATGAACCTCAGAGTCTGGGTTCCAGAGAACGGCGACACGCGCCTTCTCACACTGATATCTGAGAATCATCTGACGGGGATTTCAAGAAAAATCGAAATCAGGAAAAACGTAACAACTGTACAGacaaaagatgaggaggaagttaGCCCGGAACAAGAGCTACCGATACAAAACAACAGCCTTCCCCATGGCTGGGTAACTTTCAAGGTCACTTCAGCAGAAAACGTCACTGTGACTGTTCCTGACGCCAATCTAACTCTCATAGATACACCAGATGTCGttcaagacaaaaaaataaagatcaaaGGAAGCAACGTGACCTTCAACTGCATGTTAC CCGCGCACCACTGGGAAGTGTCCGCCGGCGAGGAGGCCTTCATCCCGCTCAGCCTCGAAGGCCCCCACGACTTCTCGCTGTTCGCCAGAGCGCCCTTCGTGCCCGAGCTGGCGGTCGGGCTGGGCAGCCTGGGGCCCCTTCGCTTTCCTTCGTTAGGCAGTGTCTTTGAGTTGGAATCCGAACAGATGGCTGCTTTTTCGTTTTATAATTTCACGCTGGACTGCACGATCGCCGTAAGAAAAAGTTCATGCTATATCCAG GCGGGGGACTACAAGATCCTGGTGGGATCTCTTCCCCGCGAGGCCGCTTCGCTCTCCTTGACAGCCGGCGGGACGGACGACTACATCATTGTGCATGGCATGAGGAAAG ATCAGGAAAGGCTCAAAACAGGAGAACAGGATGAGGATCagaacggaggaggagaaccAGTTATAACAGTCAATATAGCAATAGCTGTCATTGCAGTGTCCAGCGTGGCAATAGTTTCAGTATTCATctttataaag tggaacaggaagagaggagaaccCTGGGTATGA
- the CalpC gene encoding calpain-C, translating into MAEYSRVTKACTERGELWEDPDFPASQTSVFYHQTPPFTFTWRRPTELVQNPIFISEENYQFDIVHGKLGDRWFVSCLGCLHLTKGLFYRVVPADQDFQPEAGYCGVFRFRVWWCGEWREVLVDDRLPTVNGKLVFVHSQSTNQFWPALLEKAYAKLHGSYEALKYGTSLDGLSDFTGGVAECVSLRADPTTCGRLLAKLLDLTSIVTAVVTGHNHGQSKMQPEKLANGIVMGVNYRIYAIEKVERYSGEQVSLVRLRTPLGTSGEYLGSWRGRDAPEWDDVHQHERDRLNLKLTPEGEFWMSYSDFVRTFTQLEVIHLDGETSRDEPSLRHKTPWTSRVYQGTWLKGVTAGGCRNNADTFHINPQLHLILSDMEEVVISLNQHSVMEPKVIGFTAYPLSKNGLDSISKAFFKKNKSLVNSQYTNSRQVSERVQLEQGGYILLPTTFEPGQESSFTLRVFSSKPLKLKLVDTAPSLVKPALLKARGSVDGKSLQQYEAVFLQVADEHRTVNAFELHELLEACLPNDYIKSCASLDICRQVILALDSSATGRLKFSDFKDLMVSLKFWQNAFKSHTKERTGILKAERLRDALEDVGFQLNTEVVSTLVLRYMRKDGTLRFGDFVSAVLHLSVAFNIFEKRDPLQNGAVKFSLGEWLKCGLMC; encoded by the exons GAACTGGTGCAGAATCCGATCTTCATCTCCGAAGAAAATTACCAGTTCGACATCGTCCACGGCAAGCTAG gtgacagGTGGTTCGTGTCGTGCCTGGGATGCCTCCACCTGACGAAGGGCCTCTTCTACAGAGTGGTGCCAGCCGACCAGGACTTTCAACCCGAGGCCGGCTACTGCGGTGTATTTAG ATTCCGCGTGTGGTGGTGCGGCGAGTGGCGGGAGGTGCTCGTGGATGACAGACTTCCCACCGTCAACGGAAAGCTGGTGTTCGTCCACTCGCAGTCAACCAACCAGTTTTGGCCTGCGCTCTTGGAGAAGGCCTATGCAAA GCTCCACGGGTCCTACGAGGCTCTGAAATATGGCACATCCCTGGACGGCTTGTCGGACTTCACGGGCGGCGTGGCGGAATGCGTGAGCTTGCGGGCGGATCCCACGACTTGCGGGCGTCTCCTGGCTAAACTACTTGACCTCACATCCATCGTCACCGCCGTCGTGACTGGACACAACCATGGCCAGTCCAAGATGCAGCCGGAGAAACTGGCCAATGGCATCGTCATGGGCGTCAACTACCGCATCTACGCCATAGAAAAG GTTGAGCGATACAGTGGGGAGCAGGTGAGTCTGGTGCGGCTGAGGACTCCCCTTGGAACCAGCGGGGAGTACCTGGGCAGCTGGAGAGGGCGCGACGCCCCGGAGTGGGACGACGTCCACCAGCATGAGAGGGACCGACTCAACCTCAAGCTCACACCGGAGGGCGAGTTCTG GATGTCCTACAGTGACTTCGTGCGGACGTTCACGCAGCTGGAGGTAATCCACCTGGACGGGGAGACGTCGCGGGACGAGCCCTCCCTGCGCCACAAGACGCCCTGGACGTCCCGCGTGTACCAGGGCACGTGGCTCAAGGGCGTGACGGCGGGTGGGTGCAGGAACAACGCAG ACACCTTCCACATCAACCCGCAGCTCCACCTCATCCTGAGCGACATGGAGGAAGTCGTCATTTCCCTGAACCAACATTCCGTCATGGAGCCAAAG GTAATAGGTTTCACAGCCTACCCACTCTCCAAGAATGGCCTCGACTCCATCAGCAAAGCTTTCTTTAAGAAGAACAAATCACTCGTCAATTCGCAGTACACCAACAGCCGACAG GTGAGCGAGCGAGTGCAGCTGGAGCAAGGGGGGTACATCCTTCTGCCGACCACCTTCGAGCCCGGGCAAGAATCTTCCTTCACTCTGAGGGTGTTTTCCTCAAAGCCCCTCAAACTCAA GTTAGTAGACACAGCCCCGTCCCTAGTGAAGCCGGCGCTGCTGAAGGCCCGAGGCTCAGTGGATGGGAAGAGCCTGCAGCAGTACGAAGCCGTGTTCCTCCAGGTGGCCGACGAACACCGCACTGTAAACGCCTTTGAACTTCATGAGCTGCTCGAGGCTTGTTTGCCAAATG attacATCAAGAGTTGTGCTAGTCTTGACATCTGCAGACAAGTCATCCTGGCTCTAGAT AGTTCAGCGACGGGGAGACTGAAATTCTCAGACTTCAAAGACTTGATGGTGAGTCTGAAATTCTGGCAGAATGCCTTCAAGAGCCACACAAAAGAGCGAACTGGAATCCTGAAAGCTGAGAGACTTCGGGATGCCTTAGAAGATGTCG GATTTCAACTGAACACGGAGGTTGTGTCCACACTGGTGCTTCGCTACATGAGAAAAGACGGAACGCTAAGGTTCGGGGACTTTGTCAGCGCAGTGCTCCACCTCTCCGTTGCGTTCA ATATTTTTGAGAAGCGAGACCCTCTACAGAACGGCGCCGTCAAATTCTCACTGGGCgag TGGCTGAAGTGTGGACTCATGTGCTGA